The stretch of DNA GGGTCCGAGCTGCATGGAGGCGCCCAGTTGGAAAAACATGGCAAAACCAGCCGCCGGGTTCCCTACTGGAGTTGGGAAGTTTTATTGGGACGGCACCCGGGGGAAGCTTCAGGGAGGCCTCGGGGCTCTGCCGCCGACTTAGGTCCGGAGTCCACGGTGGCCCTGGCAGCTCAAGGCGCCTGCTCTTCTGCCGAGGCttcctggggctgcaggggctcctcagggtgcaggggctgcaggggctccTCAGGGTGCAGGGGCTCCTCGgggtgcaggggctgcaggggctccTCGGGCTGCAGGGgctcctggggctgcaggggctcCTCGGGCTGCTGGGgatgcaggggctgcaggggcagccagggctgctggggccgGGGCCGCTGCACCTCGTAGCTGCCGCTCCGTTTCTGCATCCCAAACACATACAGGGAGGCCGCCAGGATAGCCAGCAGGCCCAGGGTCCCCAGCACGCCCATGATGATGTTGATGTTGGTGGTTGCCGAGttcacacctgtgtgtgtgcaagcagAGCACATGGCGTGGGTGGCTCCTCCTGGGCGCTTGGCAGGACGAGGGACACCCCGCTTCCCTCGTCCTCCTGGGGCGCCAGGCTCACCCTGCACATCCATCACCACGACCAGCGTGTGCATGCCCCGCGGGCTGACCGCCTGGCACTCGTAGGTGCCACTGTGGTTTAGCCTGACGAGGAACGGGGTGCCCACGGGCACCTGGCGCCTGGAGTGTTCCTGCAGACACTGCAACCGAGGGGTCGGGTTGCCCCGAGCCTGGCAAGGCAGGACATGCATCGTCCTCTCCTTCCACACCAGGTGCTGCGGACACGTGGCTCGGTCAATCCTGGGGCCATCTGGTGGGGGCACAGGTGGTCAGGCCcccagcacgcacacacacacacacacacacacacacagggcatgcAGAGTGCCTGGCCAGACGCACACTGGACACGCAGCCGGACGCTGCTGTTGCGGTGCAGGAAGACCCCGTCCACCTCGAGGCTGGCATGACACCAGAAGTCACGCGCATCGTCTTGGTCCGTGGCATTGAGCTGCAGGTGCACGGGCTGCCCCGGGGCCGCGGCAGGAACCCCTTCCAGCAGGAGGTGGACTCGAGCCCCCGCGCTGCAGGTCACGGTCACTACGGAGCCCTCGGTGGCGTTGGCCTCGCTCAGGTTCAGGACCGGCCCGAGGAAGCCTGCAGACGGGCGTCATCCTGGAGCGTCCAGACCCGCAGGGCCCAGTGGTCAcctggccccgccccgccctgccAAGGCCCCGCCCCGGTTGCCGAGCCCCGCCCTCGCCCTGCCAAGGCCCCGCCCCGGCTGACGAGCCCCGCCCCTCTTACTGAACACCGTCAGCTTCCTCCGGGCCTGGCGGCTCTGGCCCCCCAGGCTCACGGTGCAGACCACCTGGAGGGCGCCCTCCGGGCTCGAGCGCGCCGTGCCCGTGGCCTGGGCCCTGAGCACGTCCCCTTCCGTGGTCACGCGAGGACTCAGCACGCGGTCGCCCAGCTGCACGTGGATCTGGGCCTCCCCGGCAGGGAACACCCCAGACAGGGTGCAGACCACCGGGCccgaggttcctgcctcccagaacCGGCTGGCCTGGAGGTGCGGGGGGAGTGTCGGGCAGGACTGGGGCGGGTGGGGGAGAAGAAGGCCTCAGGGGGCGGCTGTGCTCCGGGGGCCACAccgtcccccaccccagcctgcacGGAGGGACTGCCTtcacccaggcccaggcccctCCCCAGGAACGCCAGGATCTTGGGGTCACACCCACCCGGTGGCGCAGGGTGCGGTTTAGAGCAAGACCCCCCCTGCAAGACTCAGGCCAGCCCCTTCCCGGGACCCCCGTGCAAGGTGCCCCTACTTCACTCAGGCGATTGTAGCTGCTTTTCTCACCGAAAGTTCGCAGCTGCCTGGGCTCCGACGCGTTCCTGAACAAGCCCACGCCCTGGGGCTGCAGGTCCAGCTCCGCCACGCACGTGAAGTTGGCGCCGTGGTGCTCTCTGCCCGCCTGCACGGTGGCCATGACCTCCGCGGGCTCCCCCAGGGGCGCTGGCTGCCGGCTCAGCTCCTCCTGCCCGCGCAGCAGCACCACCGAGAGCCGCGCCCGGGGCTCCCCACCCTGCACCCGGCAGCTCAGAGTCAAGTTGTCCCCCACGGGCTGCCAGGCGGGCAGCGGCGCCAGCTCCACGTGCTGTGGGAACCCTGGGGTGGGCAAGGAGTCAGGAGGAATTGGGGGTTATTTAGCCAGCGTGGAGTACCGGGGAGCAGACCCAGGGCTTGGCCCCTGACAAAGGCCTGGGGTCAGCATCAGAGCCCTTGGCCCTTCCCCAGTCCCGTGGGGCAAAGCCTCGTAGTCACACCTGACCCTCGCTGACGCTGGCGCCCTCGGCCAGCTCTGCATTGCTGGTCTCCCCCTGTGACACACACTGCCCACACTTCTGTCCCGGccccagcagggctgctggacTGTGTCCAAATCCAGTTACCCTCGCTCctaccttctctgtctcttatttgttattttttaatttagctGCAGAagttatggagaaagagaggcagaaaaacagcCAGAGGTCTTCCCCCTGTTGGTCGCTTCCCAGGGGGCCGCAAGGGCCAGGGTCGGGTGCAGCCGGAGACCAGAGGGGACATGTCTATCTGTGGCCACCATCGCCTGTCTGAGTGGCTGGTTCAAGGCCCGGCTGCTCCCCTTGTAGGGCAGGGCCCTGCCCATGCACCTGGGAGGGTAGCGGGGGAGGGCAGTCCACGTCCCTGGCCTCGGGCTCCCCACGGGGGAGACCCCGAGGGAgttgctgcctcctggctgtaagcctggcccagctctggtcattgtgaccatttggggagggaaccagtggataaaaaagctccatctctctctctctccgtaactcggtctttcaaatacatttatgtTTAAAAACTGAATATGCCCCAGCACACATAGGAtacctctttctgtctgtctctccgtcATAGTCAAGTTGTGGGTCACAGCCCTGGTCCACTCCCGCCACGCAGCCCACCCACCCTCTCCCCAGCTGTTCCTCCCCTCGCTTGCCCCCCACCGGGACCCCAGAGCCACTTCCACCCAAGCCCCGCGCATGTACTCACTGTACACTGTGACTCTGGAGGTGCCGGTCATTTGAGACCCGTTGCAGAAGCCGGAACAGAAGATGGGGTTGTTGCTAGTGACCTTGTCCAGCCAGAAGGCCGTCCAGCCGGGGCCCTGACCGGCCTGCCGCTTGGAGAAGGACGTCTCCAGGGTGATGTGGCTGGCATCGGGGCAGTCGGTGGTGCAATTGACCAGGACGGACCCCCCGGCAGCCAGTACCAGGTCTTGGGGCTGCGCCTGCAGCGTGAAGCCCTGCTCCAGGGTACCTGCAGGACCACGGCAGCCCGTAGCCAACGTCAGCAGGTCGGCCCCCGCCATCCAGTAACCCAGGGTATGGGGGGACAGAGAAACGGGATGGCTCCAACTGTGGGAGAAAATCCAGgatggcttcctggaggaagggccCAGATTTGAAGTCAAAAAGAATAGTGGTGCTGACCGGAAGAGGCACGTGACCAGTGGTCAGGGGTCCTGATGGGGCCAGGACGAGGGCAGGGCCCGGGAAGCGTGCCTGGGG from Ochotona princeps isolate mOchPri1 chromosome 33, mOchPri1.hap1, whole genome shotgun sequence encodes:
- the ICAM3 gene encoding intercellular adhesion molecule 3, with the translated sequence MALSVQLPGGACWTSLLLWCLLPPGTLEQGFTLQAQPQDLVLAAGGSVLVNCTTDCPDASHITLETSFSKRQAGQGPGWTAFWLDKVTSNNPIFCSGFCNGSQMTGTSRVTVYRFPQHVELAPLPAWQPVGDNLTLSCRVQGGEPRARLSVVLLRGQEELSRQPAPLGEPAEVMATVQAGREHHGANFTCVAELDLQPQGVGLFRNASEPRQLRTFGLLLPHPPQSCPTLPPHLQASRFWEAGTSGPVVCTLSGVFPAGEAQIHVQLGDRVLSPRVTTEGDVLRAQATGTARSSPEGALQVVCTVSLGGQSRQARRKLTVFSFLGPVLNLSEANATEGSVVTVTCSAGARVHLLLEGVPAAAPGQPVHLQLNATDQDDARDFWCHASLEVDGVFLHRNSSVRLRVQYGPRIDRATCPQHLVWKERTMHVLPCQARGNPTPRLQCLQEHSRRQVPVGTPFLVRLNHSGTYECQAVSPRGMHTLVVVMDVQGEPGAPGGRGKRGVPRPAKRPGGATHAMCSACTHTGVNSATTNINIIMGVLGTLGLLAILAASLYVFGMQKRSGSYEVQRPRPQQPWLPLQPLHPQQPEEPLQPQEPLQPEEPLQPLHPEEPLHPEEPLQPLHPEEPLQPQEASAEEQAP